A genomic segment from Nodularia sphaerocarpa UHCC 0038 encodes:
- a CDS encoding helicase HerA domain-containing protein, whose amino-acid sequence MNLSQPLGSVIQGSLTGGLEVRLHPDISVEDMRVGKFLVVHGLRSHFFCMLTDVALGTANDRIIASPPNWEDTFLREVLAGSGTYGTINLSPMLMFTPESDESLSSRNGKSANPFVPSATGLASFQAQTSTTMELLPVKTIPSHFSQVYDASEEDFRRVFGWEDDPQRRNFSIGKPLDMDVPICIDLNRFVERSNGVFGKSGTGKSFLTRLLLAGVIRKNAAVNLIFDMHSEYGWEAVAEGKNVNTVKGLKQLFPGKVEVYTLDPESTKRRGVRDAQELYLSYEQVEVEDIKLCNRDLGLSDAALDNANILYSELGKTWIVQLLNMTNEDIEMFCNERRGNKSSIMGLQRKLMRMDSLKYMRAACPHNYISKIVQCLEAGKNVVIEFGSQANMLSYMLVTNMITRRIHEHYVKKADTFLQSKNPCDRPTPLMITIEEAHRFLDPSIVQSTIFGTIARELRKYFVTLLVVDQRPSGIDNEVMSQIGTRITALLNDDKDIDAIFTGVSGAGGLRSVLAKLDSKQQALILGHAVPMPVVVRTRPYDENFYREIGDPAWEEKPDAEVFAAAELAKADLGF is encoded by the coding sequence ATGAATTTGTCACAACCGTTAGGTTCAGTTATCCAAGGTTCTCTGACTGGGGGATTAGAAGTACGACTACACCCGGATATTTCTGTTGAGGATATGCGGGTGGGTAAATTTTTAGTTGTGCATGGACTGCGATCGCACTTTTTCTGTATGCTGACTGATGTAGCATTGGGAACTGCGAATGATCGCATTATCGCTAGTCCCCCCAATTGGGAAGATACTTTTTTACGCGAAGTTTTAGCTGGTAGTGGTACTTATGGTACGATCAACCTCTCGCCGATGTTGATGTTCACTCCCGAATCTGATGAATCTTTATCCTCAAGGAATGGTAAATCAGCGAATCCTTTTGTACCATCGGCTACTGGTTTAGCGTCATTTCAGGCTCAAACCAGTACGACGATGGAATTACTACCGGTTAAAACTATTCCCAGTCACTTTAGCCAAGTTTACGACGCAAGTGAAGAGGATTTTCGCCGCGTATTTGGTTGGGAAGATGACCCCCAAAGGCGAAATTTTTCTATCGGTAAACCCTTAGATATGGATGTACCTATTTGTATCGATTTAAACCGCTTTGTTGAACGGAGTAATGGCGTATTTGGTAAATCTGGAACGGGTAAATCTTTCCTCACCCGCTTACTTTTAGCTGGGGTGATTCGTAAGAATGCGGCGGTAAACTTGATATTTGATATGCACTCGGAGTATGGCTGGGAAGCAGTCGCCGAAGGTAAAAATGTTAATACTGTTAAAGGCTTAAAGCAACTATTTCCTGGTAAAGTAGAAGTCTACACCCTTGATCCTGAATCTACAAAGCGTCGGGGTGTGCGTGATGCTCAAGAACTGTATCTGAGTTACGAGCAAGTGGAAGTTGAAGATATTAAGTTATGCAATCGAGATTTAGGACTGTCGGATGCAGCTTTGGATAACGCTAATATTTTGTATAGCGAATTGGGTAAAACTTGGATTGTCCAGTTGCTGAATATGACTAACGAAGATATCGAAATGTTCTGCAACGAAAGGCGGGGAAATAAATCTTCAATTATGGGATTGCAGCGTAAACTGATGCGTATGGATAGCTTAAAGTATATGCGAGCTGCTTGCCCCCATAATTATATCAGTAAAATTGTGCAGTGTTTGGAAGCAGGGAAAAACGTAGTTATAGAATTTGGTTCCCAAGCAAATATGCTTTCTTATATGTTGGTGACTAATATGATCACCAGACGGATTCATGAACATTATGTCAAGAAAGCCGATACATTTTTACAAAGTAAGAATCCATGCGATCGCCCCACACCATTAATGATTACCATTGAAGAGGCGCACCGATTTCTTGATCCTTCCATTGTCCAGAGTACCATATTTGGGACGATCGCTAGGGAACTGCGAAAATATTTTGTAACTTTGTTAGTTGTAGACCAACGCCCATCAGGGATAGATAATGAAGTCATGTCTCAAATTGGGACACGCATCACCGCTTTGCTCAATGATGATAAAGATATTGATGCCATTTTTACAGGTGTATCAGGTGCGGGTGGTTTGCGGTCAGTATTAGCCAAATTAGATTCAAAACAACAAGCCTTAATTTTAGGTCATGCTGTCCCCATGCCGGTGGTTGTGAGAACTCGTCCTTATGATGAGAATTTCTATAGAGAAATCGGTGATCCTGCTTGGGAAGAAAAACCAGATGCAGAAGTATTCGCTGCGGCTGAATTAGCAAAAGCTGATTTGGGTTTTTAG
- a CDS encoding glutathione S-transferase family protein, whose product MLELYQWELSHYSEKVRLILDYKGLNYRKIEVTPGMGQVDLFRLTGQKQVPVLKDGSRYIVDSTEIAKYLDLEYPERPLIPQDPKQRGLCLLMEEWADESIGVKGRKALFSAISQDQNFRKSLLPNSTPDIFKSLVAGVPSDVLTVLGFGVGYSPDVIKSAIADLKQDLEALTLILADSPYLTGDEPTLADLTVASLSILLKFPEAPYLDLPAGLRGKGVPGLADNPHYQPFFTWRDRLYAQFRKPLISLPSAGSAPTSIQIE is encoded by the coding sequence ATGCTAGAATTATACCAATGGGAATTATCTCACTACTCAGAAAAAGTTCGGTTAATCCTAGATTATAAAGGGCTAAATTACCGGAAGATAGAAGTTACACCGGGGATGGGACAAGTAGATTTATTCCGGCTGACTGGTCAAAAGCAAGTGCCAGTTTTAAAGGACGGTAGTAGATATATTGTTGATTCTACGGAAATTGCTAAGTATTTGGATTTAGAATATCCTGAGCGCCCACTCATCCCTCAAGATCCTAAACAACGGGGTTTATGTTTGTTGATGGAAGAATGGGCTGATGAGTCCATCGGTGTCAAAGGTAGGAAGGCTCTTTTTTCGGCTATTAGTCAAGACCAAAATTTTCGCAAGTCTTTGTTGCCTAATTCTACACCTGATATATTCAAAAGTCTGGTGGCTGGAGTACCCAGTGATGTGTTGACTGTTTTGGGTTTTGGGGTGGGTTATAGTCCAGATGTGATTAAGTCCGCGATCGCCGACTTGAAACAAGACTTAGAAGCGTTAACACTAATATTGGCGGATAGTCCCTATTTAACCGGCGATGAGCCAACTTTAGCTGACTTGACAGTGGCTAGTTTATCTATATTGCTGAAGTTCCCCGAAGCGCCTTATCTGGATTTACCCGCAGGACTGCGAGGTAAAGGTGTCCCAGGATTGGCGGATAATCCTCATTATCAACCTTTCTTTACTTGGCGCGATCGCCTTTATGCTCAATTCCGTAAACCATTAATTAGTTTACCTTCAGCTGGATCAGCACCGACTTCTATTCAAATTGAATAA
- a CDS encoding fasciclin domain-containing protein, with protein MKANYSKLLTKLASVVGLASVSLLITLPSQANQSTNNLVAQAGSGILNPRPSIFNEPPYNRGPRTTTPATPTPRVTPTPPTTRPGAGTTDTQNKTLLGLAESSPNFKTLTAALKAAGLTETLQGRDNLTVFAPTDAAFAKLPADAVRDLLKPENKEILLQLLTYHVVNGTVLSTDLKSGDVQSLEGGKIKVTVGSNGVMVNDANVVQADIKGSNGVIHAIDQVILPPDL; from the coding sequence ATGAAGGCAAATTACAGCAAATTGTTGACCAAATTGGCAAGCGTAGTAGGTTTAGCGAGCGTTAGTCTCCTAATTACTTTACCATCACAAGCCAATCAGTCAACCAATAATTTAGTAGCACAGGCAGGTAGTGGAATCCTAAATCCTCGACCCAGTATTTTCAATGAACCTCCCTATAACCGTGGTCCTCGGACTACCACTCCAGCTACACCAACACCAAGAGTCACACCAACACCCCCGACAACTCGTCCGGGAGCAGGAACAACTGACACTCAAAACAAAACCTTGTTAGGATTGGCAGAGTCTAGCCCTAACTTTAAAACCTTAACTGCGGCTTTAAAAGCAGCCGGATTGACAGAGACTTTGCAAGGTAGAGATAACTTAACGGTTTTTGCTCCCACTGATGCTGCATTTGCCAAATTACCCGCAGATGCTGTGAGAGATTTGTTGAAGCCAGAGAATAAAGAAATTTTGTTGCAGCTATTAACTTACCATGTTGTCAATGGTACAGTTCTATCTACTGATTTGAAATCTGGCGACGTGCAAAGCCTTGAAGGCGGTAAAATCAAGGTTACAGTTGGTTCTAATGGCGTGATGGTAAATGATGCCAACGTAGTTCAGGCAGATATTAAAGGTAGTAATGGTGTAATACACGCGATTGATCAGGTGATTTTGCCTCCTGACTTGTAG
- a CDS encoding RNA recognition motif domain-containing protein, whose translation MSIYVGNLSYDVTQDTLSGVFAEYGTVRRVQIPTDRETGRVRGFAFVEMGSDAEETAAIEALDGAEWMGRDLKVNKAKPKEDRGGSFGGNRGGGGSRERY comes from the coding sequence ATGTCAATTTATGTAGGCAATCTCTCTTACGACGTTACCCAAGACACTCTATCTGGTGTGTTTGCAGAGTACGGTACTGTAAGACGAGTTCAAATACCTACTGACCGTGAAACAGGTCGTGTACGTGGTTTTGCTTTCGTAGAAATGGGTTCAGACGCTGAAGAAACAGCAGCCATTGAAGCTTTAGATGGTGCTGAATGGATGGGACGCGACTTGAAAGTAAATAAAGCTAAACCCAAAGAAGACAGAGGCGGTTCCTTTGGTGGTAACCGGGGCGGTGGTGGCTCCCGTGAGCGCTACTAG
- a CDS encoding high light inducible protein codes for MPDTKNAASSDPNALRWGFTSQSENWNGRFAMIGFVSAILLEVFSGQGFLHFWGIL; via the coding sequence ATGCCAGATACTAAGAATGCAGCTTCGAGCGATCCTAATGCTTTACGTTGGGGATTCACTTCTCAAAGCGAAAACTGGAATGGTCGTTTTGCAATGATTGGTTTTGTATCCGCTATTTTATTGGAAGTGTTCTCCGGTCAAGGTTTTCTCCACTTTTGGGGTATCCTATAA
- a CDS encoding phenylacetate--CoA ligase family protein, translating to MNDKTQATRAIKAFEYFVSTPLETLLQQHLNIPSQSTALNLFYDVATNVPAYKAFLAAQNIDSTAIQTFADFQQLPVINKENYISRYPLTKLCRYGKLEACDMIAASSGSTGKPTFWPRFFTDELQIATRFEQIFHDSFYADTRRTLAVICFSLGTWVGGMFTTNCCRYLASKGYPLTVITPGNNKAEILRIVQELGGAFDQVVLLGYPPFLKDVIDTGIANGVEWQQYQIKLVMAGEVFSEEWRTLVGERVGAQNPCYDSASLYGTADAGVLGNETPLSICIRRFLAEHPDAAKALFGESRLPTLLQYDPSSRLFEVENSTLLFSGDNGIPLIRYNIMDTGGIISYDTMLQFLAEWGFNPVENLRSQTQQLPRGIYQLPFVYVFGRSNFTVSFFGANIYPENVTVGLEQAGITKWVTGKFVLQVKEDADKNRFLSIVVELAPGVEDSEDKRQAITSSILSQLLRLNSEFANYVSPEYQTPQVTLAPMGDAEYFPIGVKHRYTRG from the coding sequence ATGAACGACAAAACACAAGCAACGCGAGCCATTAAGGCATTTGAATATTTTGTCTCTACTCCCTTAGAAACACTACTACAACAACATCTCAATATTCCCAGCCAATCAACAGCCTTAAATTTATTTTACGATGTAGCTACCAATGTACCTGCTTACAAAGCTTTTTTAGCAGCACAAAACATTGATTCCACAGCTATCCAAACATTTGCCGACTTTCAGCAACTACCCGTAATTAACAAAGAAAATTATATATCGCGTTATCCTTTAACTAAATTATGCCGCTATGGAAAATTAGAAGCCTGCGATATGATAGCTGCTTCCTCCGGTTCCACAGGTAAACCCACATTTTGGCCGCGTTTCTTCACCGATGAACTGCAAATTGCTACAAGATTTGAACAAATTTTTCATGATAGTTTTTATGCAGATACTAGACGCACCCTAGCTGTAATTTGTTTCTCATTAGGCACTTGGGTCGGTGGAATGTTCACCACCAATTGCTGTCGCTATCTTGCCAGTAAAGGTTATCCCCTGACTGTAATTACCCCCGGTAACAATAAAGCAGAAATTTTGCGTATTGTCCAGGAACTCGGCGGAGCATTTGATCAAGTAGTCTTACTCGGATATCCGCCATTTCTCAAAGATGTCATTGATACTGGTATTGCCAATGGTGTGGAGTGGCAGCAATATCAGATTAAATTAGTCATGGCCGGAGAAGTATTCAGTGAAGAATGGCGGACTTTGGTGGGTGAGAGAGTGGGGGCGCAAAATCCCTGTTACGACTCTGCATCACTCTATGGTACTGCGGACGCAGGTGTATTGGGCAATGAAACACCCTTGAGTATCTGCATTCGTCGTTTCCTCGCAGAACATCCAGATGCAGCCAAAGCTTTATTTGGGGAATCTCGTTTACCCACATTACTACAATACGACCCCAGCAGTCGCTTGTTTGAAGTTGAGAATAGCACATTGTTATTTTCTGGAGACAATGGCATTCCTTTGATCCGCTATAACATCATGGATACTGGCGGGATTATTAGTTACGATACCATGCTCCAGTTCTTAGCTGAGTGGGGATTTAATCCTGTGGAAAATCTGCGTTCTCAGACTCAGCAGTTACCTAGAGGAATTTATCAATTACCTTTCGTCTATGTTTTCGGACGCTCTAACTTTACAGTTTCCTTCTTTGGCGCGAATATTTATCCCGAAAATGTCACAGTGGGATTAGAACAAGCCGGAATTACAAAATGGGTAACTGGGAAGTTCGTGTTACAGGTGAAAGAAGATGCAGATAAAAACCGCTTTTTATCTATAGTTGTAGAATTAGCGCCAGGGGTAGAAGATAGTGAAGACAAGCGACAAGCCATAACATCCTCAATTCTTTCCCAACTGTTGCGCCTCAACAGCGAATTTGCTAACTATGTTTCCCCAGAATATCAAACACCACAAGTCACATTAGCCCCAATGGGTGATGCAGAATATTTCCCCATAGGAGTGAAACATCGTTATACGCGCGGTTAG
- a CDS encoding serine/threonine-protein kinase: protein MQVYCSKQHGNNGSSRFCIHCGEPLPLAFGQVVNNRYRIIRQLGQGGFGRTYLAEDSHKSSQTCVLKEFAPQVQAKQDLEKAKELFEREASVLKTLQHPQIPRFHASLQVQIGCKDFFFLVQDYIDGDNYDQLLEERQSQGRAFSEEEVVKILQEILPVLSYIHSKDVVHRDISPDNLIWRRSDNLPILIDFGGVKQLPASEGFWLTHLGVNNTLLGKKGYAPEEQLRQGKVFFNSDLYSLAVTVLVLLTGKEPQKLYDSYQGIWYWGKEIKVSRELESVLKRMLAYKPSDRYERADQVLQDLPSTMTRKPYNTYVTKLKTMVVAPGRKRANTIVSKFHSQTQLISKNITLPVWMRPFAVSLGGTALVVLTGAGTWAVVNSVIRTVSSITVPTISLPSFPSLPNPLESPGGEKGSNDISQILNRRQQLEIPEAFFTRFVDNLFYAKNPGLNGRSLTSGQADAGLRDEWAGIAGDLLTQIERANLSTDARRQLGRYSSQNERIWREQARAGEWRNYTIDQLNKDTNEKFDQLFPGQPRGKLNEQTFGQLWYAIAADQVTKVKIK, encoded by the coding sequence ATGCAGGTATATTGCAGTAAACAACACGGAAACAACGGTAGTAGCCGTTTTTGTATCCACTGCGGTGAGCCATTACCTCTGGCTTTTGGGCAGGTTGTAAATAATCGTTATCGCATTATCCGTCAATTAGGTCAAGGCGGTTTTGGGCGCACTTATTTGGCGGAAGATAGTCATAAATCGAGTCAAACTTGTGTGCTGAAGGAATTTGCACCCCAAGTGCAAGCAAAGCAGGATTTAGAAAAAGCTAAAGAATTATTTGAGCGCGAAGCTAGTGTTCTGAAAACACTCCAACATCCCCAAATTCCGCGTTTTCACGCTTCACTGCAAGTGCAGATAGGCTGTAAAGATTTTTTCTTTTTAGTGCAAGATTATATTGATGGTGATAATTATGACCAATTGTTAGAGGAGCGCCAAAGTCAAGGAAGAGCTTTTAGTGAGGAGGAGGTAGTTAAGATTTTGCAAGAGATTTTACCTGTGTTGTCTTACATCCACTCCAAAGATGTGGTTCACCGTGATATTTCTCCTGATAATTTGATTTGGCGGCGTTCTGATAATTTGCCGATTCTGATTGATTTTGGTGGTGTGAAGCAATTACCGGCTTCTGAAGGTTTTTGGTTGACTCATTTGGGTGTTAATAACACTTTGTTGGGCAAAAAGGGCTATGCGCCAGAGGAACAGTTACGCCAGGGTAAAGTATTTTTTAATAGCGATTTATATTCTTTGGCGGTTACAGTTTTAGTGTTGCTTACAGGGAAGGAACCACAAAAACTCTATGACAGCTATCAGGGGATTTGGTACTGGGGAAAGGAAATTAAGGTCAGTAGGGAATTGGAGTCTGTGTTAAAAAGGATGCTGGCTTATAAGCCGAGCGATCGCTATGAAAGAGCCGACCAAGTACTGCAAGATTTACCCTCTACCATGACCCGCAAACCCTACAATACTTATGTTACTAAGCTGAAGACTATGGTGGTGGCTCCTGGACGAAAACGCGCCAATACTATTGTCAGTAAATTCCACAGTCAAACGCAATTAATTAGTAAAAATATCACTTTACCAGTTTGGATGCGCCCTTTTGCTGTGAGTCTTGGGGGAACGGCTTTAGTTGTTTTAACTGGTGCTGGTACTTGGGCTGTGGTAAATTCAGTTATTCGTACTGTATCTTCGATTACCGTACCGACGATTTCCTTACCTTCATTCCCTAGTTTACCGAATCCTCTGGAAAGTCCAGGTGGTGAAAAAGGTTCTAATGACATCAGCCAAATTTTAAACCGTCGCCAACAGTTAGAAATACCAGAAGCATTTTTTACCCGGTTTGTTGATAATTTATTTTATGCTAAAAACCCAGGTTTAAATGGACGGAGCCTGACTAGTGGGCAAGCAGATGCTGGATTAAGGGATGAATGGGCGGGTATTGCTGGAGATTTATTGACTCAAATAGAACGGGCTAATCTCAGTACAGATGCTCGTCGGCAATTAGGACGCTATAGTTCACAAAATGAGAGAATTTGGAGAGAACAAGCCAGAGCCGGAGAATGGAGGAATTATACGATAGATCAACTTAACAAAGATACAAATGAAAAATTTGATCAGTTGTTTCCAGGGCAGCCACGTGGGAAACTGAATGAGCAAACTTTCGGTCAACTGTGGTATGCGATCGCAGCTGATCAAGTCACTAAGGTAAAAATCAAATAA
- a CDS encoding serine/threonine-protein kinase gives MYINNSIQPGLTLSDRYVIVRQIGQGGFGRTYLAQDLNRFRELCVLKEFSPQVQTDYVVQKAEELFQREASVLYKLQHPQIPRFRELLRINLEDKKYLFLVQDYVEGETYSSLLNARKQQGLRFTESEVRQLLLQILPVLEYIHSMGVIHRDISPDNLMLRTIDQLPILIDFGGVKQVAATVASEYYQPEEYASRPSPTLLGKVGFAPPEQMQTGLVSTHSDLYALAVTILVLLTGKQPQALIDNYNLTWEWRREVSLNPVLGQILDKMLSSRPGDRYQSASHVLQALHSPPVSYPPTQYPPTQYPTTPPPTSATVAVSPPSPSAPPSSPSPTYPSSVQPSSWLTPVTGLVAVLLVVGTVGGILWGFGSGDRDRTEVQPTPTPTLTVDEPTDRDQFSAAERQRKQRLDNRRQQLGIDSTFYVNLVNQVFWDNNPNLQGRTLSDQPQDQSLREQWDKTAAQVLEKLAPLSNGTRQQLGTYTAAERDRWRVEVNKSNVSSTALYDLGDAAFFNKFPAQQGKDFINQPIGQVWHGFVSDKLNAIISGTAVERIKFDAGATSKTVRGNLQPAVHPAGGKVFIANLAQDQLMSVKLQASSQVLLSVYSPSGKFRILEDSTERNLADKLPESGLYEFVITSTASEPLSYQLTIAAENPTPEPTPEPTPTPTPTPEPTPEPTPEPTPEPTPTPEPTPTPEPTPTPPETESN, from the coding sequence ATGTATATAAATAATAGTATTCAACCGGGTTTAACTTTAAGCGATCGCTATGTAATTGTTCGTCAAATTGGTCAGGGTGGTTTTGGACGCACTTATTTAGCCCAAGACCTGAACCGCTTTCGTGAACTTTGTGTTTTAAAGGAATTTTCCCCTCAAGTTCAAACTGATTATGTTGTCCAAAAAGCCGAAGAATTATTTCAGCGAGAAGCGAGTGTTCTCTACAAGCTGCAACATCCCCAAATTCCCCGCTTTCGGGAACTGCTGCGAATTAATTTAGAAGACAAGAAATACCTGTTTTTGGTACAGGATTATGTGGAAGGAGAAACTTACAGCTCTTTATTAAATGCGCGTAAACAGCAAGGGTTGCGTTTTACAGAATCTGAAGTTCGGCAATTGTTACTACAAATTTTGCCAGTGTTGGAATATATCCACTCAATGGGGGTAATTCATCGGGATATCTCGCCAGATAATTTAATGCTTCGCACCATTGACCAATTACCAATATTAATTGATTTTGGCGGTGTAAAACAGGTAGCAGCAACGGTGGCTTCGGAATATTACCAACCGGAAGAATATGCATCTCGCCCATCACCGACGCTGCTGGGTAAGGTGGGTTTCGCACCTCCAGAACAGATGCAAACGGGTTTGGTGTCTACTCACAGTGATTTGTATGCCTTGGCTGTGACAATTTTAGTTTTATTGACAGGTAAACAACCGCAAGCACTAATTGATAATTATAATCTGACTTGGGAATGGCGAAGGGAAGTGAGTCTCAATCCGGTTTTGGGACAGATATTAGATAAAATGCTTTCTTCTCGCCCAGGCGATCGCTATCAATCAGCGAGTCACGTATTGCAAGCCCTCCACTCGCCACCAGTCAGCTATCCGCCAACTCAATATCCGCCTACTCAATATCCCACCACCCCACCACCAACATCTGCTACAGTTGCTGTTTCTCCACCGTCCCCATCAGCGCCTCCATCTTCCCCATCACCCACATATCCCTCATCTGTGCAACCATCATCCTGGTTGACACCAGTCACAGGACTGGTAGCCGTACTGTTAGTTGTTGGTACAGTGGGAGGAATTTTGTGGGGATTCGGTAGTGGCGATCGCGATCGCACAGAAGTTCAACCCACACCTACACCCACCCTCACCGTTGACGAGCCGACTGATCGAGATCAATTTTCCGCAGCAGAACGTCAGCGCAAACAAAGATTAGACAATCGCCGGCAACAATTGGGTATTGATTCGACCTTTTATGTCAACTTGGTAAATCAAGTCTTTTGGGATAATAACCCAAATTTACAAGGACGCACTCTCAGCGATCAACCCCAAGATCAGAGTTTGCGGGAGCAATGGGATAAAACAGCCGCCCAAGTCCTAGAAAAACTGGCTCCATTGAGTAATGGGACGCGTCAGCAATTAGGAACTTACACAGCAGCAGAACGCGATCGCTGGCGAGTGGAAGTGAACAAAAGCAATGTTAGTAGTACTGCTTTATATGATTTAGGCGATGCTGCCTTTTTTAACAAATTTCCAGCACAGCAAGGTAAAGATTTTATTAATCAACCCATTGGACAAGTTTGGCACGGGTTTGTTAGCGATAAACTCAATGCTATTATCTCAGGGACAGCTGTGGAAAGAATTAAATTTGATGCAGGTGCTACCAGCAAAACAGTCAGAGGTAATCTGCAACCTGCTGTTCACCCGGCTGGTGGTAAAGTTTTCATCGCTAACCTGGCTCAGGATCAATTGATGTCAGTGAAGCTACAAGCAAGTTCTCAAGTTTTGCTTTCAGTTTATTCTCCATCTGGTAAATTCAGAATTTTAGAAGATTCTACAGAACGTAATTTAGCTGATAAATTACCAGAATCGGGATTGTATGAGTTTGTGATTACCTCCACAGCATCAGAACCACTCAGTTATCAACTCACCATTGCGGCGGAAAATCCCACACCAGAGCCTACGCCAGAACCTACACCTACGCCGACACCTACACCAGAACCCACACCAGAACCCACACCAGAACCCACACCAGAACCCACACCTACCCCAGAACCCACACCTACCCCAGAACCCACACCCACACCTCCGGAAACTGAGTCCAACTGA
- a CDS encoding ankyrin repeat domain-containing protein produces MQIHIYAEQGNIAKVQQEITDGVDINSPDEYESRTPLMFAVSSPHANIDMVRLLVENGADVNALDTYKRTVLGLTVQSGNLEKIKFLLDAGADINYQTPNGYDVLIDAMYGRDITKNENLLAIIDLLIKRGAKLTGVSDYGESALIRASRTGRFDAVKILLAAGADPQQLQWTELIYAIVFGSLADVERLIAQGANLSAIDVYGRTPWLFSLQVGDLAKAKLLLPSASNDYEQTNCGRTPLMYAIENNRGEILKWLIEEGFDIEATDQFGTTLLMVAVECDHPECVKILLEAGAKTDIKNSCDEKVIQQTNNIEIARMLLAVGEDINDVNDDMLRLLMGVCKNDIRHISKSQYLAGKHRRFGTKNPELMEVDFWKAMVSTGFSGYQAQCTFKDTNDHQSQPVWCFDRFGKTVTQLPDGKIVVIAGEHEDFYDPDFCIYNDVIVAQGDGDFQIYGYSEDVFPPTDFHSATLVGEYIYIIGCLGYLDQRICDYTPVYRLHCETFAIERVETSGENPGWIHKHTACYEEPNKICISGGEILAIVNQKQQLLANANSYTLDLKNFRWTRVILSDGA; encoded by the coding sequence ATGCAAATTCACATTTACGCTGAACAAGGAAACATCGCTAAAGTCCAACAGGAAATTACTGATGGTGTTGACATTAATTCTCCAGATGAGTATGAATCCCGAACACCATTAATGTTTGCCGTCTCTAGCCCCCATGCGAACATTGATATGGTGCGTCTACTGGTGGAAAATGGTGCTGATGTCAATGCTCTGGACACCTATAAACGTACAGTCTTAGGATTAACTGTACAATCAGGAAATCTGGAAAAAATTAAATTTCTCTTGGATGCTGGCGCTGATATTAATTACCAAACACCTAACGGTTATGATGTCTTAATCGACGCGATGTATGGGCGAGATATTACCAAAAATGAAAACTTACTGGCAATTATTGATTTATTAATTAAAAGAGGCGCAAAATTAACCGGTGTCAGCGATTATGGTGAATCTGCACTCATAAGGGCTTCACGTACAGGCAGATTTGATGCAGTCAAAATATTATTAGCCGCAGGTGCAGATCCACAACAATTACAATGGACAGAATTAATCTACGCCATAGTTTTTGGCAGTTTAGCAGATGTCGAAAGATTAATCGCCCAAGGTGCGAATTTATCTGCAATTGATGTTTACGGTAGAACTCCTTGGTTATTCAGTCTTCAGGTAGGAGATTTAGCAAAAGCAAAATTATTATTACCATCTGCATCGAATGATTACGAACAGACAAATTGTGGCAGAACTCCATTAATGTATGCCATAGAAAACAACCGGGGAGAAATTCTCAAATGGTTAATTGAGGAAGGGTTTGATATTGAAGCTACCGATCAATTTGGGACGACTCTTTTAATGGTAGCAGTAGAATGTGATCATCCTGAGTGTGTAAAAATTCTCCTGGAAGCTGGTGCTAAAACAGATATAAAAAATAGTTGTGATGAGAAAGTTATTCAACAAACAAACAATATCGAAATTGCCAGAATGTTACTGGCTGTAGGTGAAGATATTAATGATGTTAACGATGATATGCTGCGATTACTCATGGGTGTGTGTAAAAATGACATTCGGCATATATCAAAATCACAGTATTTAGCCGGAAAACATCGGCGATTTGGGACAAAGAATCCAGAACTGATGGAAGTGGATTTCTGGAAAGCAATGGTGAGTACTGGCTTTTCGGGTTATCAAGCTCAATGCACTTTCAAGGATACAAATGATCATCAATCTCAACCAGTATGGTGCTTTGATAGATTTGGGAAGACAGTTACACAGTTACCCGATGGCAAAATAGTAGTAATTGCTGGGGAACATGAAGATTTTTATGACCCAGATTTTTGTATTTATAATGATGTAATTGTTGCTCAAGGTGATGGGGACTTCCAAATTTATGGTTATTCAGAAGATGTTTTCCCGCCCACTGATTTTCATTCAGCAACATTGGTAGGAGAATACATATATATTATTGGCTGTTTAGGTTATCTAGACCAGAGAATTTGCGATTATACCCCAGTTTATAGACTCCATTGTGAGACTTTCGCAATCGAAAGAGTTGAGACTTCTGGGGAAAATCCAGGATGGATTCATAAACACACAGCCTGCTATGAAGAACCCAATAAAATCTGTATTAGTGGTGGTGAGATTTTAGCGATAGTGAATCAAAAGCAACAGTTGTTAGCTAATGCTAATAGCTACACTTTGGATTTAAAAAATTTTCGTTGGACTCGCGTGATACTATCAGATGGAGCGTAG